From Nicotiana tabacum cultivar K326 chromosome 20, ASM71507v2, whole genome shotgun sequence, one genomic window encodes:
- the LOC142174641 gene encoding uncharacterized protein LOC142174641 produces the protein MKAKRIMNKVCSDWRFCYNYKEHPNGRIWLLWKQNVEVQILLLDEHSIHCEVQERSSTFKTLITVVYESNEVNKRQQLWDKLVNLGATIKESWLLSGDFNNVLHTDDRIGALVTQSEIKGFQDAIITLQLTQLKSLGWFYTWCNKQQLETRVYNKIDWALGNVEWMQKYSHIEADFLNLEVSDHSPILLQCKVVDQKSNPHPKPFKLYSSMMDHADFAGIVEKVWNQEVNGGNMHRVWNKLKDLKTELKELNTYMASYRLQLNKSRQKLEAIQSELKHKHMDQRLIDQEKMALISHWIACGDSNSKYFYAQLKLRTNTNTINSIYTDLGDKVYDPILVEEEFVKFFRKLLGENNTTCECPNSKVIRQGPCLNMQQKEDLIKVVTRDEIL, from the exons ATGAAGGCTAAAAGGATAATGAATAAAGTATGCAGTGATTGGAGATTTTGCTATAACTACAAGGAACATCCAAATGGAAGGATTTGGCTATTGTGGAAACAAAATGTTGAGGTGCAGATACTGTTGCTTGATGAACATTCTATACATTGTGAAGTCCAGGAAAGAAGTTCCACTTTCAAGACTTTGATAACTGTGGTGTATGAAAGTAATGAAGTAAACAAAAGGCAGCAGTTATGGGATAAACTTGTGAATTTAGGAGCAACTATTAAGGAGAGTTGGCTACTTAGTGGAGACTTCAATAATGTCCTCCACACTGATGATAGGATAGGGGCTCTAGTTACACAAAGTGAGATCAAGGGGTTCCAGGATGCAATTATTACCCTACAACTCACACAATTGAAGAGTTTGGGATGGTTCTATACTTGGTGCAACAAACAACAATTGGAAACGAGGGTATACAATAAAATTGACTGGGCACTGGGGAATGTTGAGTGGATGCAGAAGTACAGTCATATTGAAGCAGATTTTTTAAATCTTGAGGTGTCAGACCACTCCCCTATTCTACTACAATGCAAGGTTGTGGATCAAAAAAGCAACCCGCATCCTAAACCCTTTAAATTGTATAGCTCTATGATGGATCATGCTGACTTTGCAGGCATAGTGGAAAAGGtatggaatcaagaggtaaatgGAGGCAACATGCACAGGGTATGGAATAAGCTTAAAGATTTGAAAACTGAACTGAAGGAATTGAACACTTATATGGCTTCCTATAGGCTTCAGCTCAATAAGTCCAGGCAGAAACTTGAAGCCATTCAGAGTGAACTAAAGCACAAACATATGGATCAAAGGTTGATTGATCAAGAAAAAATGGCTTTGAT ATCACATTGGATAGCTTGTGGAGACTCAAATTCTAAGTATTTCTATGCACAATTGAAGCTGAGGACAAACACAAATACTATAAACTCTATCTACACTGACTTGGGAGACAAAGTATATGATCCTATACTGGTGGAGGAAGAGTTTGTCAAGTTCTTCAGGAAGCTACTGGGAGAGAATAACACTACATGTGAATGTCCAAACTCTAAGGTCATACGTCAAGGACCTTGTCTTAATATGCAGCAGAAGGAGGACCTAATCAAAGTAGTTACAAGAGATGAAATACTTTAG